Proteins found in one Erythrobacter sp. 3-20A1M genomic segment:
- the argS gene encoding arginine--tRNA ligase, which produces MTHPHTLHATFAERIDAILSALEMEGSLPPHTPRSGVAVEPPRDPAHGDLATNAAMVLAKQAKTNPRALAQKIVEHLEREPDIESAEIAGPGFINLRLLDRVWLEELRAIHVLGPDYGRSRMGEGSTVNIEYVSANPTGPMHMGHCRGAVVGDALASLLEHAGHTVIREYYVNDAGAQVDVLARSAHLRYREALGDDIGTIPEGLYPGDYLKQVGQVLAGEFGEKYRDAPESEWLAVFRKTAVAAMMDMIRADLATLGIRHDVFASEAELQAAGKPEQAEEKLRAANLVYDGMLEAPKGKTPDDWEPVELPLFRSTEFGDDQDRPIRKSDGKWTYFGADLAYHMQKAEGADALIDIWGADHAGTVKRIKAAVAALSQEQGEPIPFDVKLVQMVQLLRDGEPVKMSKRSGNFVTLAEVVEEVGRDVVRFTMLTRKPEAQMDFDFAKVVETSKDNPVFYVQYAHARIHSTLRKGREEGISPSDEALDRLNSGDLALVRMAAQYPRVVEAAASAREPHRIAFYLYDLAAEFHAYWNAGNDDPANRVIVAQDPALTAARLFLVARIGQVVRNGLALLGVQAVEEM; this is translated from the coding sequence ATGACCCACCCCCACACCCTTCATGCCACCTTTGCCGAACGGATCGACGCGATCCTGTCCGCGCTCGAAATGGAAGGCTCGCTGCCTCCACACACGCCGCGTTCCGGCGTGGCGGTGGAACCGCCTCGCGATCCCGCTCACGGCGATCTCGCAACCAATGCCGCGATGGTGCTTGCCAAGCAGGCGAAGACCAATCCTCGCGCGCTGGCGCAGAAGATCGTCGAGCATCTCGAGCGCGAACCCGATATCGAAAGCGCCGAGATAGCGGGCCCCGGCTTCATCAACCTGCGGCTTCTCGACCGGGTCTGGCTGGAGGAATTGCGCGCGATCCACGTGCTGGGTCCCGATTACGGGCGGTCGCGCATGGGCGAAGGCTCTACGGTCAACATCGAATACGTCTCCGCCAACCCGACCGGGCCGATGCATATGGGCCATTGCCGCGGCGCGGTGGTGGGCGATGCGCTCGCCAGCCTGCTGGAGCACGCCGGGCATACCGTCATCCGCGAATACTACGTCAACGACGCAGGCGCGCAGGTCGACGTTCTCGCCCGCTCCGCCCATCTGCGGTATCGCGAGGCGCTGGGCGACGATATCGGCACGATCCCGGAAGGGCTCTATCCCGGCGATTATCTGAAGCAGGTCGGCCAAGTGCTCGCAGGCGAGTTCGGCGAGAAATATCGCGACGCGCCGGAAAGCGAATGGCTCGCCGTATTCCGCAAGACGGCGGTCGCCGCGATGATGGACATGATCCGCGCCGACCTGGCGACGCTCGGCATCCGGCACGACGTGTTCGCTTCGGAGGCGGAGCTGCAGGCGGCGGGGAAGCCTGAACAGGCGGAAGAGAAGCTGCGGGCCGCGAACCTCGTCTATGACGGCATGCTGGAAGCGCCCAAGGGCAAGACGCCCGACGATTGGGAGCCCGTCGAGCTGCCGCTGTTCCGGTCGACCGAATTCGGCGACGACCAAGATCGCCCGATCCGCAAGAGCGATGGCAAATGGACCTATTTCGGGGCCGATCTCGCCTATCACATGCAGAAGGCGGAAGGCGCAGATGCGCTGATCGACATCTGGGGCGCGGATCACGCCGGCACGGTCAAGCGGATCAAGGCGGCCGTGGCGGCGCTTTCGCAGGAACAGGGCGAACCGATCCCGTTCGACGTGAAGCTGGTGCAGATGGTCCAGCTGCTGCGCGATGGCGAACCGGTCAAGATGTCGAAGCGGTCGGGCAATTTCGTGACGCTCGCCGAAGTCGTGGAGGAAGTGGGCAGGGACGTGGTCCGTTTCACCATGCTGACCCGCAAGCCAGAGGCGCAGATGGATTTCGACTTCGCCAAGGTGGTGGAGACGAGCAAGGACAACCCGGTCTTCTACGTCCAGTACGCGCATGCGCGGATTCATTCGACCCTGCGCAAGGGACGCGAGGAGGGGATATCCCCTTCCGACGAAGCGCTTGATCGGCTGAATTCTGGCGATCTCGCACTGGTTCGCATGGCCGCGCAATATCCGCGCGTGGTGGAAGCGGCGGCGTCGGCGCGCGAGCCGCACCGGATCGCGTTCTATCTCTACGACCTCGCCGCCGAATTCCACGCCTACTGGAATGCGGGGAACGACGATCCCGCAAACCGGGTCATCGTGGCACAGGACCCGGCGCTGACCGCGGCGAGGCTTTTCCTCGTCGCCCGGATCGGGCAGGTTGTGCGCAACGGTCTCGCCCTCCTGGGCGTACAGGCGGTGGAGGAAATGTAG
- the ispH gene encoding 4-hydroxy-3-methylbut-2-enyl diphosphate reductase, which translates to MNAPFPLSSEAEGKPGLQLLIAAPRGFCAGVDRAIEIVERALERYGAPVYVRHEIVHNRYVVETLKEKGAVFVEELDEVPDGAHVVFSAHGVPKAVPKEAERRELSYFDATCPLVSKVHRQAERQIEKGQHIIFIGHAGHPEVIGTMGQVEDDQMTLVESVEDVARLPFGHEHSLSYLTQTTLSVDDTAEIVSALEDRFPQIVGPKAEDICYATSNRQMAVKKIAPGSDLVLVIGAPNSSNSVRLVEVAERLGTPARLIQRAEDIDPAWLEGVGTIGLTAGASAPETLVREVVARLAEWRSVEERTLSSAEENMVFKLPRELVD; encoded by the coding sequence ATGAACGCACCCTTTCCGTTGTCGTCCGAAGCCGAGGGCAAGCCCGGCCTGCAATTGCTGATCGCCGCGCCGCGCGGTTTCTGCGCCGGGGTCGACCGCGCGATCGAGATCGTGGAACGCGCGCTGGAGCGCTATGGCGCGCCGGTCTATGTCCGGCACGAGATCGTCCACAACCGCTATGTGGTCGAAACGCTGAAGGAGAAGGGCGCAGTCTTTGTCGAGGAACTGGACGAGGTGCCGGACGGCGCGCACGTCGTCTTCAGCGCCCACGGCGTGCCCAAAGCCGTTCCCAAGGAAGCAGAACGCCGCGAGCTGTCGTATTTCGATGCGACCTGTCCACTGGTGAGCAAGGTCCATCGCCAGGCGGAGCGACAGATCGAGAAGGGGCAGCACATCATCTTCATCGGCCATGCCGGGCATCCCGAAGTGATCGGGACCATGGGTCAGGTCGAAGACGATCAAATGACACTGGTCGAATCGGTGGAAGACGTCGCCCGCCTGCCGTTCGGACACGAACATTCGCTCTCCTACCTGACCCAGACGACGCTGTCGGTGGACGACACAGCGGAAATTGTGTCCGCTCTGGAGGACCGTTTCCCCCAGATCGTGGGGCCGAAGGCAGAGGATATCTGCTACGCAACGTCCAACCGGCAGATGGCGGTCAAGAAGATTGCGCCGGGCAGCGATCTGGTGCTGGTGATCGGCGCGCCCAATTCTTCCAATTCGGTGCGGCTGGTGGAGGTCGCGGAACGGCTCGGCACACCGGCCCGGTTGATCCAGCGGGCGGAGGATATCGACCCCGCTTGGCTGGAGGGTGTGGGTACCATCGGCCTTACCGCGGGCGCGTCCGCGCCGGAAACCCTGGTCCGCGAGGTCGTCGCCCGGCTGGCCGAATGGCGGAGCGTCGAAGAGCGCACGCTGAGTAGCGCGGAAGAAAACATGGTGTTCAAGCTGCCGCGCGAACTGGTCGACTGA
- the thrB gene encoding homoserine kinase, whose protein sequence is MAVYTHLTTEELAEFVAHYAVGALRSAKGIAEGVSNSNWLIETAGGRFILTIYETRTDREGLPFFLGLLDHLAEKGGPVPRVIHDRDGAAFRRIHDKPAALIEYLPGVAPDRPDPSQAHAVGAALARLHRDAVDFDLTRRNTMDLPEWRRLLAGCGTDGLDRIDPALSALVEPELAALERDWPSGLPRGIIHADLFPDNVLMLGDEVTGMIDFYFACEDLLAYDFAITHAAWAFDRDGGFRPEIAVALAQGYQSQREFARAEKNALPVLGRGAALRFVATRAWDWLHTPADAVVTRKDPMDFARRLAFYRDAGEEAFAL, encoded by the coding sequence GTGGCAGTCTATACCCATCTCACGACCGAAGAGCTCGCGGAGTTCGTCGCGCACTATGCGGTCGGCGCGCTGCGGTCTGCCAAGGGTATCGCGGAAGGCGTATCCAATTCGAACTGGCTGATCGAGACCGCCGGTGGACGCTTCATCCTGACGATCTACGAAACGCGAACCGACCGCGAAGGATTGCCGTTCTTCCTCGGCCTGCTCGATCATCTGGCTGAGAAGGGCGGACCGGTGCCGCGCGTCATCCACGACCGGGACGGCGCGGCCTTCCGGAGGATACACGACAAGCCGGCGGCCCTGATCGAATACCTGCCCGGCGTCGCACCCGACCGGCCGGACCCATCCCAGGCACATGCGGTAGGAGCGGCCCTCGCCCGGCTGCACCGAGACGCCGTCGATTTCGATCTGACCCGGCGCAACACCATGGACCTGCCCGAATGGCGGAGGCTGCTGGCAGGTTGCGGCACGGACGGGTTGGACCGGATCGATCCCGCCCTGTCCGCGCTGGTGGAGCCCGAACTCGCCGCGCTGGAGCGGGACTGGCCCAGCGGCCTGCCGCGCGGGATCATCCATGCGGACCTGTTTCCCGACAACGTCCTGATGCTGGGCGACGAAGTGACCGGGATGATCGATTTCTATTTCGCCTGCGAGGATCTGCTCGCCTACGATTTTGCAATTACCCACGCGGCGTGGGCCTTCGACAGGGACGGCGGCTTCCGCCCGGAGATCGCCGTCGCTCTCGCGCAAGGCTATCAAAGCCAGCGGGAGTTCGCCCGCGCGGAGAAGAACGCTCTGCCAGTGCTGGGGCGCGGGGCGGCGCTGCGCTTCGTCGCGACACGGGCGTGGGACTGGCTCCACACCCCGGCCGACGCGGTCGTGACGCGCAAGGACCCGATGGATTTCGCACGCCGTCTTGCCTTCTATCGCGATGCGGGGGAGGAGGCGTTCGCCCTATGA
- the rnhA gene encoding ribonuclease HI — protein sequence MKKVDVFTDGACKGNPGPGGWGALLRMGAHEKELSGGEPDTTNNRMEMTAVVRALDALIVPCEVNLHTDSRYVIDGMTKWIHGWQKRGWVNASKKPVRNDDLWHELIRAAGPHLIRWTWVKGHSGHPENERVDRLASDEAERFMRGG from the coding sequence ATGAAGAAAGTCGATGTCTTTACCGATGGTGCCTGCAAGGGGAACCCCGGCCCGGGTGGCTGGGGCGCGCTGCTGCGCATGGGCGCGCACGAGAAGGAGTTGTCGGGGGGAGAGCCCGATACCACCAACAATCGGATGGAAATGACGGCGGTCGTTCGCGCGCTCGATGCCCTGATCGTGCCGTGCGAGGTCAATCTGCACACCGACAGCCGCTACGTCATCGACGGGATGACCAAGTGGATCCACGGCTGGCAGAAACGCGGCTGGGTGAACGCCAGCAAGAAGCCGGTCCGCAACGACGATCTGTGGCACGAACTGATCCGTGCGGCGGGACCGCATCTGATTCGCTGGACATGGGTGAAGGGCCATTCCGGCCATCCAGAGAACGAGCGGGTCGACCGGCTCGCCAGTGACGAAGCCGAACGGTTCATGCGCGGCGGTTAG
- a CDS encoding FAD-binding oxidoreductase has protein sequence MTQEHYDIAVIGAGMAGASLAAECAPNARVLLLEAEERPGYHTTGRSAAFWEECYGGPAIVPLTLASGAYLRDGGFLKLRGAMTIGRSADAGLIDAFVNRFSDTGATIERIGAVAMRARLPDLLPEWTEGVWQPHCSDIDVAALHQHYLALAARAGTRPRCRARIARIERNAERWAIADERGRSWQASAIVNAAGAWADDVARMAGARALGIQPLRRTVAQVETDPPTDSAAPLVLDINGRFYFKPESGRLWLSPHDETPSPAVDAAPEEMAVAEAIERYQQTVDAKVTRVERRWAGLRSFSPDRAPVYGWDPTVDGFFWFAGQGGFGIQTAPAAARLASQLLLDAPRDAMTAPLDAGLYRPGRFA, from the coding sequence TTGACGCAGGAGCATTACGATATTGCGGTGATCGGCGCGGGTATGGCCGGGGCCAGCCTGGCAGCCGAATGCGCCCCGAACGCGCGGGTCTTGTTGCTGGAGGCTGAGGAGCGACCGGGTTATCACACCACCGGACGTTCGGCTGCGTTCTGGGAGGAATGCTATGGCGGCCCCGCCATTGTCCCACTTACTCTCGCCTCCGGCGCGTATCTGCGCGATGGCGGGTTCCTGAAACTTCGCGGTGCGATGACCATCGGTCGAAGCGCCGATGCTGGACTGATCGATGCCTTCGTAAACCGGTTCTCGGACACAGGCGCGACGATTGAGCGAATCGGTGCGGTCGCCATGCGCGCGCGCCTCCCCGATTTGCTCCCGGAATGGACGGAAGGGGTTTGGCAGCCGCATTGTTCGGACATCGACGTCGCCGCGCTTCACCAGCACTATCTCGCACTGGCCGCCCGAGCGGGAACACGCCCGCGGTGCCGCGCGCGGATCGCCCGGATCGAACGGAACGCAGAGCGCTGGGCGATAGCGGACGAACGCGGCCGTAGCTGGCAGGCTTCCGCCATCGTCAATGCCGCAGGTGCCTGGGCAGACGATGTCGCGCGAATGGCCGGCGCGCGCGCTCTGGGCATTCAGCCCCTGCGCCGGACCGTCGCGCAAGTGGAGACCGATCCGCCAACCGATTCCGCTGCGCCGCTGGTGCTCGACATTAACGGCCGGTTCTACTTCAAGCCGGAGAGTGGCCGCTTGTGGCTCAGCCCGCACGACGAAACCCCCTCGCCCGCGGTCGATGCCGCGCCCGAGGAAATGGCCGTCGCCGAGGCGATCGAGCGCTACCAGCAGACGGTGGATGCGAAGGTGACGCGGGTCGAGCGGCGCTGGGCCGGATTGCGCAGCTTCTCGCCCGATCGCGCACCCGTCTATGGTTGGGACCCGACAGTAGATGGGTTCTTCTGGTTCGCCGGGCAGGGGGGCTTCGGCATTCAGACCGCGCCCGCCGCGGCCCGGCTCGCCAGCCAGCTACTGCTCGATGCGCCGCGCGACGCGATGACCGCGCCGCTGGATGCCGGGCTCTACCGCCCGGGCCGCTTCGCCTAA
- a CDS encoding alpha/beta fold hydrolase, which yields MIETGQATARQHSRRSIPYGARESRWRAPGGADVRRIDWGEGSATRGSVLFLPGRGDFYEKYLESLGEWHAAGWRVTASDWRGQAGSGRLGIDPLTGHVADFADWVRDLAALWAEWKVTTPAPHVLIGHSMGGHLALRAVVEGKVDPTALVLSAPMLGFVGQPLPPAVMHTIARVMRALGDPRRPAWKWSEKPGVLPTTRAALLTHDEDRYEDEIAWRETRPELAMGPGSWGWVERAMASMRALAAPDVLEKVDLPVLLIATRVDRLVSFAAIERAAERLPHAELVAFGEEARHEILREADPVRDRAMETIADFLAREAPASR from the coding sequence ATGATCGAAACCGGACAGGCGACCGCTAGGCAGCATTCCCGCCGATCGATTCCGTACGGTGCGCGGGAGAGCCGATGGCGTGCGCCGGGCGGTGCCGATGTGCGGCGGATCGACTGGGGCGAAGGTTCCGCGACCCGCGGATCGGTCCTGTTCCTGCCCGGTCGCGGCGACTTTTACGAGAAATACCTCGAATCGCTGGGTGAATGGCACGCGGCGGGCTGGCGCGTCACCGCGTCCGACTGGCGCGGGCAGGCGGGTTCGGGCCGTTTGGGGATCGATCCGCTGACCGGCCACGTCGCCGATTTCGCCGACTGGGTGCGCGACCTTGCGGCCCTGTGGGCGGAATGGAAGGTGACGACGCCTGCGCCCCATGTACTGATCGGCCATTCGATGGGCGGCCACTTGGCGTTGCGTGCCGTGGTAGAGGGCAAGGTCGATCCTACCGCGCTGGTGCTATCCGCACCGATGCTGGGCTTCGTCGGTCAGCCGCTCCCCCCGGCGGTGATGCACACGATCGCGCGGGTCATGCGCGCGCTGGGCGATCCGCGGCGACCGGCCTGGAAGTGGAGCGAGAAGCCAGGCGTGCTGCCGACGACGCGGGCCGCGCTGCTGACTCATGACGAGGACCGGTATGAGGACGAGATCGCGTGGCGCGAAACGCGTCCCGAGCTGGCGATGGGGCCGGGCAGCTGGGGCTGGGTCGAACGGGCGATGGCGTCCATGCGCGCGCTTGCCGCGCCGGATGTGCTGGAAAAAGTCGATCTGCCGGTCCTCCTGATCGCGACGCGAGTCGACCGTCTGGTCTCCTTCGCTGCCATCGAACGGGCGGCGGAGCGGCTTCCGCATGCCGAACTGGTCGCTTTCGGCGAAGAAGCGCGTCACGAGATACTGCGCGAAGCCGATCCAGTGCGCGACCGGGCGATGGAGACGATCGCCGACTTCCTCGCCCGCGAAGCGCCCGCGTCGCGCTGA
- a CDS encoding prepilin peptidase gives MHGGFMQHDSFHYGLLAALAIALLYAAFTDLRHRRIDNWLNLAIALGAPLFWWSSGLSLWPGVAIQLGIALGTFAITAGLFAIRAMGGGDVKLLTALALWIAPALFLQLIVLMAILGGVLTLVFGAWHIARRRKDRLAVPYGVAISCAALWVVSANYLALPGFTQVFG, from the coding sequence ATGCACGGGGGCTTCATGCAGCACGACAGCTTTCACTACGGACTGCTCGCCGCCTTGGCAATCGCGCTGCTCTACGCCGCCTTTACCGACCTGCGGCATCGCCGGATCGACAACTGGCTTAACCTGGCGATCGCGCTCGGTGCGCCGCTGTTCTGGTGGAGCAGCGGCCTGTCGCTGTGGCCGGGCGTCGCGATCCAGCTGGGTATCGCGCTAGGGACTTTCGCGATCACCGCCGGCCTGTTCGCCATCCGGGCGATGGGCGGCGGCGATGTGAAGCTGCTGACCGCACTCGCGCTGTGGATCGCGCCCGCCCTGTTCCTACAGCTGATCGTCCTCATGGCGATCTTGGGCGGCGTGCTCACGCTCGTCTTCGGCGCGTGGCATATCGCGCGCCGGCGCAAGGACCGCCTCGCCGTGCCCTATGGCGTCGCGATTTCGTGCGCCGCGCTGTGGGTAGTGAGCGCGAACTACCTCGCATTGCCCGGATTTACGCAAGTTTTCGGGTGA
- the cpaB gene encoding Flp pilus assembly protein CpaB: MDRKKVILIVGALFVAIITALAARSMIVGSSAPEASAVPAQPAGTRVLVAQRALPAGTIITADAIGYQQWPDGLMKDAYFIDGQTDINKLLGTVVRLPITAGEPVTQGALVAPGDRGFLAAALAPGMRAVTIPVSDMTGVGGFIFPGDHVDLMLTQSIAGDDTTSGLNATETFLRNLRVLATDKKTETTKGEDGKTEVTGFTTVTLEVTPKMAEKVAVAQTIGTLSLALRSLADNQDDLERAIAEGDVKIPEDATPEEEERLLRRAASRPTDGGSSYATGGDVSRFQNRTFVRSRPAPQQQQGQAQMPMNYLPMPGTAPSQPTGPIVRVTRGTDTSAVEINRNGQAKRSDTGGATTNDAQAAAMVNLLNQMSANGNRNAGNAVSNRIVQ; encoded by the coding sequence ATGGACCGGAAAAAAGTCATATTGATCGTCGGCGCGCTGTTCGTTGCGATTATCACCGCGCTGGCCGCGCGCAGCATGATCGTCGGCTCTTCGGCACCCGAAGCGAGCGCGGTCCCGGCCCAACCTGCGGGGACCCGCGTCCTCGTCGCGCAGCGGGCGCTGCCCGCCGGCACCATCATCACCGCCGACGCGATCGGTTACCAGCAATGGCCGGACGGGCTGATGAAGGACGCCTATTTCATCGATGGCCAAACCGATATCAACAAGCTGCTAGGCACCGTCGTCCGCCTGCCGATCACTGCCGGCGAGCCGGTAACGCAAGGCGCGCTGGTCGCACCGGGCGATCGTGGCTTCCTGGCCGCGGCACTCGCCCCGGGCATGCGCGCCGTCACCATCCCGGTCTCGGATATGACCGGCGTCGGCGGCTTCATCTTCCCGGGCGACCATGTCGACCTGATGCTGACCCAGTCGATCGCGGGCGACGACACCACCAGCGGTCTCAACGCGACGGAAACCTTCCTGCGCAATCTGCGTGTCCTCGCCACCGACAAGAAGACCGAGACAACCAAGGGTGAGGACGGCAAGACCGAAGTCACCGGCTTCACCACCGTCACGCTGGAAGTTACGCCGAAGATGGCGGAAAAGGTCGCAGTAGCGCAGACGATCGGGACGCTCAGCCTGGCGCTGCGCTCGCTCGCCGACAACCAGGACGATCTGGAGCGCGCGATCGCCGAAGGCGACGTGAAGATCCCCGAAGATGCGACACCGGAAGAGGAAGAGCGCCTGCTGCGCAGGGCCGCCTCGCGTCCGACCGACGGCGGCAGCAGCTATGCCACCGGGGGCGATGTCTCCCGCTTCCAGAACCGCACCTTCGTTCGCTCCCGCCCCGCGCCTCAGCAACAGCAGGGACAGGCGCAGATGCCGATGAACTACCTGCCGATGCCCGGTACCGCTCCCAGCCAGCCCACCGGCCCCATCGTGCGCGTTACCCGCGGCACCGATACCAGCGCGGTCGAGATCAACCGCAACGGTCAGGCGAAGCGGTCTGATACCGGCGGCGCCACCACCAACGACGCGCAAGCAGCCGCGATGGTCAACCTTCTCAATCAGATGTCCGCCAACGGCAACCGGAACGCCGGCAATGCCGTGTCCAACCGGATCGTGCAGTGA
- a CDS encoding type II and III secretion system protein family protein, with the protein MTHRILARALALGIAALPLAALPAASANAQSIVRPSQDITLSIGRGELVSIPATLADVFVANSEIADVQVKSQHQLYLLGKAGGETTVYASDAKGQVVWAANVRVGSNIGSIDQMLALAMPEAKIATANIGSNTVLLTGTVTQPDDVAEAERLVAAFLGDQTNVISRLRMATPLQVNLQVRFAEVSRSLVREIGSNLKTRDTTDGFMFGVNRGRNFGNITDIDVSNLPVVDASAQFGLPAGSISLPFDPVTRQFVLGGSAFPIASNNVGQTAITLAGRLFGLDISQAFDLGERLGLISTLSAPNLTAISGETATFLAGGEFPIPLNQGFGQTTIEFKKYGVSLEYTPVVLSDGRISLRVRPEVSELSSQNAISLGGFQVPSLTTRRAETTVELGSGQSFMIAGLMTNNMQNQIEKTPGLGDVPVLGNLFRSSDFRRGETELVIVVTPYLVKPVDAKDIVLPTDGFHVPDELQRNTIFKSNAGVSGEQRPGPVQRDADTVGAPANGQQPSAAQALPPRNVMGERKADPNAAPGFSMK; encoded by the coding sequence ATGACCCACCGCATTCTCGCCCGGGCGCTCGCCCTCGGCATCGCCGCGCTGCCCCTTGCCGCCCTACCCGCAGCATCGGCGAACGCGCAGTCCATCGTGCGTCCGTCGCAGGATATCACTCTATCGATCGGACGCGGCGAGTTGGTCTCCATTCCCGCGACGCTGGCAGACGTGTTCGTCGCCAATAGCGAGATCGCGGATGTGCAGGTCAAATCGCAGCACCAGCTGTATCTTCTGGGCAAGGCGGGCGGCGAAACCACCGTCTATGCCAGCGACGCGAAGGGGCAGGTGGTCTGGGCGGCCAATGTGCGCGTCGGGTCGAACATCGGCAGCATCGACCAGATGCTGGCGCTCGCCATGCCGGAGGCGAAGATCGCCACGGCGAACATCGGAAGCAACACCGTGCTGCTGACCGGCACCGTTACCCAGCCCGACGACGTCGCCGAGGCGGAGCGGCTGGTTGCCGCATTCCTGGGCGATCAGACCAACGTCATCAGCCGGCTGCGCATGGCGACCCCGTTGCAGGTGAACCTGCAGGTGCGCTTCGCCGAGGTCAGCCGCTCGCTGGTGCGCGAGATCGGATCGAACCTGAAGACCCGCGACACAACCGATGGCTTCATGTTCGGGGTCAATCGCGGTCGCAATTTCGGTAATATTACGGACATCGACGTCTCGAATCTCCCAGTGGTGGACGCGTCGGCGCAATTCGGCCTGCCTGCAGGTTCGATCTCGCTCCCCTTCGATCCCGTCACGCGCCAGTTCGTGTTGGGTGGGTCCGCTTTCCCCATCGCCTCCAACAACGTCGGGCAGACCGCTATCACCCTGGCGGGCCGCCTGTTCGGGCTGGATATCTCGCAGGCGTTCGACCTGGGCGAGCGGCTGGGTCTGATCAGCACGCTGTCGGCACCCAATCTTACCGCGATCTCGGGCGAGACCGCGACGTTCCTGGCGGGCGGGGAATTCCCCATTCCGCTGAACCAGGGCTTCGGTCAGACGACGATCGAATTCAAGAAATACGGGGTCAGCCTGGAGTACACGCCGGTGGTGCTGTCCGACGGACGTATCTCGCTCCGAGTTCGCCCGGAAGTGTCCGAACTGTCCTCGCAGAATGCAATCTCGCTTGGCGGTTTCCAGGTCCCCTCGCTGACCACGCGACGGGCCGAAACCACGGTCGAGCTCGGCTCGGGCCAGAGCTTCATGATTGCCGGTCTGATGACCAACAACATGCAGAATCAGATCGAGAAGACCCCGGGTCTCGGCGACGTACCGGTCCTAGGCAATCTTTTCCGCTCTAGCGATTTCCGCCGGGGCGAAACCGAACTGGTGATCGTCGTCACCCCCTATCTGGTGAAGCCGGTCGATGCGAAGGACATCGTTCTGCCCACCGATGGCTTCCACGTGCCCGACGAACTGCAGCGCAATACCATTTTCAAGAGCAATGCCGGTGTTTCCGGCGAACAGCGCCCCGGCCCCGTTCAGCGCGATGCCGACACGGTCGGCGCGCCCGCGAACGGTCAGCAGCCAAGCGCGGCCCAGGCCCTCCCGCCCCGGAATGTCATGGGCGAGCGCAAGGCCGATCCGAATGCCGCCCCCGGCTTCAGCATGAAATGA
- a CDS encoding CpaD family pilus assembly protein, whose amino-acid sequence MSPTKALTAGMLAVLAGSGLAGCGRMADNTSLYSVHQPVVERSNYTIDLRTGPGGLPVGEEGRLAGWLEAMDLKYGDRLAIEDPAMSPATRDEIARLAAKHGILLSEGAPVTPGYVEPGSARVVLTRTTASVPGCPDWSVKTDFNPRNGNSSNYGCAVNSNLAAMVADPEDLVRGQDGTEQQLIYGASRAVAKGQAPSTSGSAGGGTSGGSGGISLGGSGD is encoded by the coding sequence ATGTCTCCTACCAAAGCCCTGACCGCTGGCATGCTCGCCGTCCTCGCCGGATCCGGCCTGGCCGGTTGCGGCAGGATGGCCGACAACACGTCGCTCTATTCTGTCCATCAGCCAGTGGTCGAACGCAGCAATTACACGATCGATCTGCGGACCGGTCCCGGCGGGCTACCCGTGGGCGAGGAAGGTAGGCTGGCCGGGTGGCTGGAAGCGATGGACCTCAAGTACGGCGATCGCCTGGCGATCGAGGACCCGGCGATGAGCCCCGCCACGCGCGACGAGATCGCGCGCCTCGCCGCCAAGCATGGCATCCTGCTGAGCGAAGGCGCGCCGGTCACGCCCGGCTATGTCGAACCGGGCAGCGCGCGGGTGGTTCTAACCCGTACCACCGCCAGCGTGCCGGGCTGCCCGGACTGGTCGGTGAAGACCGATTTCAACCCCCGCAACGGCAACAGCTCCAACTATGGCTGCGCGGTCAATTCCAATCTCGCCGCTATGGTGGCCGATCCGGAAGACCTGGTGCGCGGGCAGGATGGGACGGAACAGCAGCTGATCTACGGTGCCAGCCGTGCCGTGGCCAAGGGGCAGGCACCGTCGACGAGCGGCTCTGCCGGAGGCGGTACCTCGGGTGGTTCGGGCGGCATATCCCTAGGCGGATCGGGAGACTGA